attgctaattcctggtagttaatatgacaattattgttacaagatgtggatgagtacatgatagggtttctatgagtataatgattttttgaaacatcaaggataaatgaagttgttggtaaatttactgctaatgtgatggaacacgaaaggttccccagtaacaagaatgtatatgtcaaggttacaataaagttaatctgaaaagtcgaagttgactggttggaagtgtgattaaaaatgatatcttgaaaagaattgcaagattattttcagtattaacaacattaaaggatcttgcacagttttgaagtcaaagtatagctttgaaagatgtagagatctaagaatgatgtcaccggttcagagttatgacttggattctgatccgttaatatcagaatatgtaattgaatttgtatgaaaatgattgtatatcgttgtgagcattgttaataatttttgaatcaaagttgaagaatgtacagtgtaacatattaattgcgaacttatatttttcccgggtattacctacccgttaaagatttcacaattaatactttgtacaaagaattttcattacagtctttatgaaaatatctgtatgtatattttcttcagatgtaatacagatttaatgagttaatatcatattaagctcatttgatttttggcttgaattagaaatgaataatctccaaaacattagagattacctaatcttcgcgaattatttcactaatgaaatcaatacttcattatttattcttattgatattcctcggtgaaggatgttgatgctcgtggaatttttgtgaaccttacaaggcacagatgatgttttttggaaagtttcgagtacatcgaaaatgaaaataaaaaatcaattatgtaattgaataatacacttggtttattatgaaatggaattcattaagttgaaacagagattgtagttaacaatggttaagttgttaaggaaggatgtacatcattgcatattagtaatatgaactaaccgagtagtacctaccagttaacaTTCACACGTAAtgccttagtacgaaaagatttattttgatttcaaaattcatatctattaaatatacataaaatttcttcaggggaaatgagttaatacttcatcggttattgttgctggtatttcttggtaactacggtgcgtatgacgttgatgctcgtggaacagattgtgaagttgaggtttacgatacggatgttgttggtggtggtaatggtactgttggtgttgttttcggtggtactgttgatgccggtgatgctgctggtgcttgtaacctttgcacgatattctccaaagccactacccgagcacgaagctcgttgacttcttctactacactgggatgattggcggttcagacgagcggatgaataagatccaaaatttgagagagtatatgatcatgacgagatattctggagatgagagagaaaatggtgtctcgaacaggttcgtcggtaagtgcttcaggttctttgccaagagggcaatgtggtggatggaagggatcgccttcttcttgtctccaataattaagtaggctacgaacccatccccaattcatccagaataggtgatggctaattggttgatccattccggttacactgtcttcggaattcaggtgaatatccatatcaaaatagctgtcagagtttaaggaatttgaactagatacgggatccatcttgtataattggggagatgatttttgatatgaattagattaaagaatttagtttggtattcttcaatacataatttacatatgtatatataataccaaattccataaatcacggagaaattttcggaagatgtcaggaaaagtttacagtaacagatacgctaagatatgaatttttgtctatacactatttatgcaataaatgcagaaaaacgtgtctagacttaagaatgataaacatgtaatttccgacaagaaatgataagcaaaacttttaacatgcagacacggtcgaagtccagacttactaatgcatcttaacaactatcagttagacacactcatgcaagacctgattcgctaggaccaacgctctgataccaactgtgacgatcgctccaaatccatatggatgaacacgtcattcattgatttcattgcgaggtatttgacctctatatgatacgttttgtaaacattgcattcttttgaaaaggcacaccataaatgaatatttaaatcaaaggttttcgacatatgatgatttctacatatagacaatcaccgtaaataatagtttacaatagtacttccattgacaatgcagtcaaaataagatacatggtgatgatttggtgaatgcaacgtttccttgaaaaatatgccatgtaagactccatgcacatagcatgtctaacatataatcaaacagtggaagacttctaggaaacctgagaataaacatgctaacaagtgtcaacacaaaggttggtgagttcatagttttaatgtatcgtataatctgtatataaaggtggatcacaagatttcaattgtttcatccgaaacgtttatcaaaatattctacgaaattgagcaccctggtaactaagctttaacgtctataataagtacctcggctttaacatacatgcaaccaacatgtacaatacacgtaaaccaacgtatattaactcaaatagcatacgtctgttttatagttcaggctaggatttctatacctggaacagacggggatgtcaagccctatggatccatatacaactatttacactcaccagttcttataaccggtagttactagttatcaaagctaagggattttcggttcaaactcggtgtagaatttaatatgtacttgtatccattgcgtttaaaataaattgcatgtattctcagcccaaaaatatatattgcaaaagcaattaaaaagggagcaaatgaaactcactttagcagcatataaagtcgttcaccaaaatgtgatcgaaactcggattaccaaataatcgtagatctcaacctagagaacatatgttggtcaataaatgtctatcaagctaggtcaggtcatagtgtatcacaatcctaatgctcgagatcgacatacaaaagttattcaatgtcatttcaaaaagtcaattttgactatagttcaacaaaacgagacgtgctttatataaggattcatttactcggttggtaatattcgacaaaatccaatttatcaatcttacaaacaagtttaaatattaattgcagattcaaaagcaattccaattaacgttaatcataattcagttgaccatatcttttaattcgtttatcaaaattactcgatttctaaatgaaaagttattgattttttgccagctttccaaaagcatgtatatcatataccttttaccagtaatatatatatttaattcgtgattcattataaactatttaacagcAAAATTTAGCAtagaagcatgcataaatatatatactcgagcactagacatggatacacaattaatatataaaagataagatatgaatgctcacgtatcagtattgtgattcaatattgcaggaaagtacgtagacgtaacagaggtgataaacactaggtttgatttgcaaacaatacccatgaacattacccatcacctccatagctataacccgtaatttccttagttctatcccgctcataaaaaccatttttgaaaataagccactcatgacctcgtcgtagtattttatgtataatagataataataataataataacaatgctataatagtaagactaataataatattaatctttaataataataataataataataataataataatatatttaataaatataatacggagtaagaaTGAGAAATGAGAAGTGTGTACCAGAGTGCAGCAAATTGCTCGACTTATAGATGTTCACCACCAAccctcaccatgcgatcgcatggttttgaggtggtttggccatgcgattgcatggccatctTTTCCAACTCATAATTGAGAAATCAAGGCTGTCGACATgcattaaatattaattaatatatattatatttaattcatataattatttatatattatattatatttacgttagaggtaaaaatataacttttactaaaatgactcttacattgtcactcgactcatatACCACCTTcagtttttcgaacgacgtttcgtacgctgagaaaactagccttttacgtttagtgactcgtacccttataaAAACAATAGATTTAAACAACGAAAACAATCCCACTGAAAGTATAACTTTatttatttgagtgttttggtcatttgcttctataaatcagtgactcgttgtttactaaaatatattattttatattattttagaattgtaaatttgtacgtaatatatatgtttgaaatatttatctaatgatataaagataaagtttaaatttgttacgaaatttctgagtcgtcacagtttataacccctgaaagtacacttgacgagtgcgtatgtattacaaagtattaaatactcgttaaatgctagcgcaactagcccgagtggggatgtcaaaccctatggatccatatctaagattcgcgttcgccggttcaaaaaccaatgactaaacgttaccgagctaaagagaatgtttgtgccgttgtataacccacacatatataagtttaagtactcgtgcctagtatgtaaaacgtaaaatgcgcatgtattctcagttcccaaaatagttaaagtaaaaagggatgctataactcacagtggtaaagtagtggtaaagtcgagtcgggaagtaagcaagtacgtaggtccggaaagtcctcaacctaagtcaaatattactaagtcagtaaatcatctcgataggtttaaatgtatgtaaattaggtcttaaaggtcatcatcaatcatcatcaaataaaaggtgtaaagtaagtttcgttcaataaaagagtttaaaacaaaggcagaTTTGGATCAGTCAccgcggcctctatacctactgaaataaggtgagaccagtggctgtggctccgtatatgagtcctttagttgtggcaaaatttacagaatcaaactcatcgtcgtttgaccgtggcgacggtctaagtgcgagtaggtcagaattttcagcacaacgttaaatggacatagtgacgttcggagggccatagatcctaaaccgtaactcggattaagacgagtcttaaacgaaaaattatctactcgaacagagctaactgaaaatcatctttacagtagcccaggtattctgatcagttccagaaaacagtaaacagtaggttccggtgggttcttggtgcttgatgttcatcacggttcttatccttgatgcatatagcttcaagtgtacaacccgttgatgtgtttacatcatctttaccaagttttgaccatcataaaacAAGTGTAagcctaagataagtagcacaactcaattaagtgttgcaagtagtttgatgaaccaaagttacatcaaaatcttagatttgACACAAACATGAATTATaagagtaatattgaactacaaacttgaaagtaaactaactaatcaagatcttaagttgtagaacatagttcttagtttgatcttgaagatccaagacccaaaattctagatctaaagttattaagttgaaTCCTAAgtaataaagttaactttagttcaacaaagtatgagatcaagattaactagtaacacttgaccattatACAACAAACACGAATTGAATAAGTgaaagaaatgaagtaataaactaaataaacaagtaataagttcatgggtttcatacttttaaagattcaagccaaagtcttgatctttaaggaaagtaaactttaagtttacaaacatgggtcacaagtaatgatttacaacacatgaacttacaatcttttaaaacaatgaatgtagaacataaactaggaagttttgttcttgtttgttcttgtaatacaagataataagaagaattaaactagaaagtttgattcttgtaactagtaagcaacaactaacaaagacaagtaactaaaCAACAACCAAGAACAAGTGATAAAACAAACAAATGATGATATTATGAGAGTGTATATGTTACGGTTTTGACAAAGAAGAGAGGAGAGAaagaagcttgttacttacaatcttagagagaaaagatgagagaaaaatgaaatgcaagtttgaagtgtgagtttgaaatgagagaatgcaagataaagtaataCAAAACGTGAAACAAAAACTCCCTCTTGCTCTAGTATGGCCGACGGTTAGGGGATCAAAAGGGGAGGAGGGATTAGTCCACTAGTTCATGCATGTAATTGGCTAAAAAGTTGGTCATAAGGTGGCCTTGCATGGGAACTAGGTGCAAGTAAGTGGTACCTAGATTCCTTGAGCACTTAAACCATCTAGTTTAGTTCTAAAGTATTACTTGCATATTAAGATGGGCTAAATAGTCcattaaggaagtagggtgggcttctaagtccattaatattaataaaagcctaagttcaagtaattaacaattaaatccaacaaagcccaagtaattaactagtaactttagttaattaaaaataattaataaaaatcaatcatgaatgtaaataatatctgaaaatattattcgtgtaatgttcgtgtgtcacaaagacgtgtcgggtaattaaaagtcaatcatggtaacaagtaaatgtataacaatacattcatataatcacaagtattaataataatcattattaattaaagatggaaaaaccagggtcgttacacttttagtcttgaaaacacttaaatgtagaactacaaactaacaagtttgagttcttgttcttggttcttcatcaacaaaAGAGTGAAGAAACGagattcatggagatgcaaactaacaagtttgatctctaacaacaaacaacaaacaataTTCAAGTAACAATTCAAGTTAAAGATGATGATGCATGGATGATATATTTTTGGTTTTTAGaaggaaaaagaagagaaaataatcttgttacttactagtttttgagagagaaatgagagaaaaatgtaagtgttttgtgtgtgtgtgtgaaatggaaTGGAAAATACAAGTAATAAGCAACAAAGTGAAGTGAAAAATGAACTCTCCCTCCCTCTATACAAGTTTACGGTTTTGGACACAAAGGGAAGGGTCAAAACTTGCTTTCATGTGTTGGTTACTGTAGTATGCTAGGAAAGTGTATAAGGCCAAGTTCATGGGGAAGTAACCTTGCATGCTTGAAAACATTCTTGTCTCCCCATTAGCTTAATAAATCCTAGTTAAACTTAATGTAATACTAACTTAAAACATGGGCTTGTAAGTCCATtaaatgtgtagggtgggcttactagtccatgaaataaaagtccaagcccaagtaactaacaaataaataaaaggcccaagtaattaactactaacactagttaattaagaatgattaataataaataatcattgaatgtaaataatattcaaaaatattttcgtgaaaagtacgcacgtcacaaagacaagtcgggccatggagattcaaatacgataacaagtaaatgtatataaatacatttattaaagcacaagtattaataataaatattaataataaacgttggaaaattccgggttgttagATGGAATTTATCCGGAATGGGAAACATTAGTGAAGTCGCTCAGAAATCCATAGACCCGAAACAATCAAAATTCTCAAAGTACCAAGCATcggcaagaaaagatattgaacgagCATTTGGAGTACTACAAGGTCGATGGACCATTCTTCAACAACCGGCAAGACCGTATTACATCCGCAAAATTAGAAGGATTATGTTAACATGTatcatattaaataatatgataaccGAGGATAACGATCGTACATTTTGTGGTCTTGAGGAGAATTATCGTCCGATTCGACGTGCACAAGGAATATTCCACGAAAGAGTCGAGGCGCATATACGGATGGACGCGAAATTAAGAGATGTGGGCATTCATCGACTACTATGAGATATGCTAGTAGAACACGTGTATAATCTTCCACCTCATTATCGTATTCAACATGATCTAACAAGAAATCCAAACAATCAAGATGAGGCAGGACCTTCACACGTTAACGATGACGAAGACGAAGACGAAGACGACGTTGAAGAAGAAGGCGAAGAGTAgtttttttaattttaatgtaattttatttttcaaattttaatgtaatttttaattttaattattgtaatgtttttaattttaaataaaattttagttttattttaataaatattgtttagaaaaaaataaaaagtaataaaaaaatatgGAAGAAAGGTGTAACTGTTGGGAGTGTTAAGTTCTGGGTTTAGTCGTGGgaaggaagtgctgatgtggcgctgaggtgGCGTCTAGTCCCGGAGGACTAAGGCGAAACCATTGGGAGTGCTCTAATCAccaaaaaaatttataaaagcatgTTCACAAAATAAGGTACTCTGTATCACAATAAAATTCACTTGTTATCAAGTATTGCTAGGTAACAACTTCCTTTCTTGATCGTCATAGTAACAACACTCATCATTATTTAACTGTCAAAGTGACAACACACGTCATCTCGCTCCTGTGCAAAATGTGAGAGTATTGTAGTATCGTTATTGTAATTACCGAAACTTGTTTGTTATTTAGCCGGTTACGCGAGGTCCAATATCCTTTGTTTCTGCTACAATTATTTACTCTGAAAATGCGAGTGTTGTGTAACTTTCAACTAACCCAGTTCAACATTGGATGAAACATATCGAGATTGGCATCCACTTTGTAAGAGATCTTGTTGCTAAAAGCCATGTTTGTTCTACATGTTAGTTCACATTGTATTTAGATATTTTAGTGAAAGGCATGTCATAAGCTATGTTTGGAAAATCTCGCAATTTGAACTTTCATTCTTCTACCAATTCAACTGCATGAGGTGTTAACAAACTATATATAGTAGACATTCATAACCTAAATGATTCCAAGTTTCTAATTAAACCTCGTTAATAACAATAAAATATTTGATAAGCATTTTGAATAAATACTCTATATGATGTAAAATCACCATATTAGCATATTATACACGAATAAAAAATATACTTCCTCAGTCTCATTAAGTGTCCacatttgactttcaaaatctttCTTCGTTAACTTTGAACATAAATATTTATGTTTGTGTTatatatgtaaagacccgtcctaatccataagaacgaatacaataacatatgattacatcgcgaggtacttgacctctatatgatatattttacaaacattgcattcgtttttacaaagacaaactttcgttacatcaaaagttgacaggcatgcatatcatttcataatattcaaccatAAATGAtcaaatctgtcatttacttaatcataatctttactgaactcaacgacttgaatgcaacgtattttgaaatatgccatgaatgattccaagtaatatctttaaaatgagcaaatgcacagcggaagatttttttcaatcccgagaataaacattctttcaagtgttaaccaaaaggttggtgagttcattagtttatcataatcgattattttcatcattttaatataccacaagattttcatttccatttctcataaaaatacgtcccatgcatagagacaaaaataatcattcatatggattgaacacctggtaattgacattaacaagatgcatataagaatatcccctatcattccgggacatccatcggacatgataaaccaacatcgaagtactaaagcatccgctacaacggatggggtttgttaggcccaatagatctatctttaggattcgtgtcaattagtagatcggtttactaattcttaggctaccaagcaaagggggcatattcggcttcgatcattcaaccatataatgtagtttcaattacttgtgtctatttcgtaaaacatttataaaagcgcatgtattctcagtcccaaaaatatatattgcaaaagcatttaaaaagggagcaaatgaaactcacaatacaatattttgtagtaaaaatattcattcgactgaactgaacaatgcagggttggcctcggattcatgaacctatatcatttatatatattaaaacatataatttagcatgtaataataatcaacttagtatatatgtattatttatataatatattacttattttaaaatagtaatatatttgttatttcaattgttatatatatctatatatctgttatATTGAAATAGTAAATTAAAGATATCATATATTTTagataactaattaatatttattatagaattattaatatagttagattaaatgtattaaatatattttttatataactaatatttatttgataaaattatatgaataataataataacagtaattatattaatattaatggtagtaaaaatggtagttttactaATAACGAAAATTTTAGTAAAAAGGATAATTTTACTAATCATGatagtcttaataaaaatgatagttttaataaaaatgataattttaaaaataacgatatttttaatgataataataatatcaatagtcaTAATAATCTTCGTGTCTAATTCCTAACTTATAAATATGAACTCGTTAGTTCTAATTCGTAATCATAATGTTATCGTACAtgtgttaatataattataatcttcGTCCGTATCATCTTTTACTaacattttcatatattcaaatttagTCATAATTAACCTCTTttgtatccataataataataataataataataataataataataataataataataataataataataataataataataataataataataataataataataagtattagtaatactacctttaaagaagtagccctttaaaaaaaatgcccaagtccgggttttgaacccgcgacgtcccgctaacccgaaaacatccttaaccattcctccatttttgTTTTTCTGTTGTATAATCATACTTAATCTTACTCATCATTTTATGTTCCTAACATCATCCATATCATCCTAATAaccctatcatcatcatcttacatATCAAACCCGTCATTAAATCATTTCTTCGTGTAATCACCCTTAATATCGTTGTCATTATCATATTCGACTATTCAACATCACTGAATCACCATTATCACGGTTTCTCGTCCTTCACAGCttgctaattattattatcgttatcatcatcaatgataatcatcattattatataAGTACGTTCGTTTTCACTATCAGGTGGGTTTCATATAGTCCAACAATCCGTAGTCCAAGTTGATTGATTATTATAGTCGATTTAAATAATAGCTTTATGGCCACAAGTGGAGAAAGG
This genomic window from Rutidosis leptorrhynchoides isolate AG116_Rl617_1_P2 chromosome 2, CSIRO_AGI_Rlap_v1, whole genome shotgun sequence contains:
- the LOC139889486 gene encoding uncharacterized protein, whose amino-acid sequence is MGNISEVAQKSIDPKQSKFSKYQASARKDIERAFGVLQGRWTILQQPARPYYIRKIRRIMLTCIILNNMITEDNDRTFCGLEENYRPIRRAQGIFHERVEAHIRMDAKLRDVGIHRLL